A genomic stretch from Mya arenaria isolate MELC-2E11 chromosome 10, ASM2691426v1 includes:
- the LOC128205100 gene encoding asialoglycoprotein receptor 2-like translates to MMTSILLCIGLTWCFLNMPSTTYGKGYSTCLDGWVAFNGSCYLFAHVNMQLTFTGAEQFCRQHNNAHLVHVNDALENAFIKDHLRDKQPHGWWIGLTDEDIEGVWKWFDTDTVASFTDWQPNDHATADQDCVVMYYGYDFKWADTWCSRVNLYPPICETSSRSCEEEVIVG, encoded by the exons ATGATGACTTCTATTTTACTTTGCATCGGATTAACTTGGTGCTTTCTAAATATGCCATCAACTACTTATG GAAAGGGTTACTCGACATGTTTAGACGGCTGGGTAGCCTTCAATGGATCCTGTTATTTGTTTGCACACGTCAATATGCAGCTAACATTTACCGGGGCTGAG caATTTTGTCGCCAGCACAACAATGCACATCTTGTTCATGTCAACGATGCCCTTGAGAATGCGTTTATCAAAGACCATCTCAGAGACAAACAAC CACATGGCTGGTGGATTGGACTAACTGATGAAGACATTGAAGGTGTTTGGAAATGGTTTGATACAGACACGGTAGCCTCATTCACAG ATTGGCAACCTAATGATCACGCAACAGCTGACCAGGACTGCGTCGTTATGTACTACGGATATGACTTCAAATGGGCAGACACATGGTGCTCGCGTGTAAATTTGTATCCTCCAATATGTGAAACATC TTCGCGTTCATGCGAGGAAGAGGTGATTGTCGGATGA
- the LOC128204799 gene encoding asialoglycoprotein receptor 2-like, producing MDSLIHIQQRKGYSTCLDGWIPFNGSCYLFAHHHMQLTFTGAEQYCRQHNNAHLVHVNNALENAFIKDQLREKQTTSWWMGLTDEDIEGVWKWFDTDTVASFTGEHLTPTVIINTN from the exons ATGGATAGTTTGATACATATACAACAGC GAAAGGGTTACTCGACATGTCTGGACGGCTGGATACCCTTTAATGGATCCTGCTATTTGTTTGCACACCACCATATGCAGCTAACTTTCACAGGGGCTGAG CAATATTGTCGCCAGCACAACAATGCACATCTAGTTCATGTCAACAATGCCCTGGAGAATGCGTTTATCAAAGACCAGCTCAGagaaaaacaaa CAACGAGCTGGTGGATGGGTCTCACTGACGAAGATATCGAGGGAGTTTGGAAATGGTTTGATACAGACACGGTCGCCTCATTCACAG GTGAACATTTGACACCAACCgtgattataaatacaaactag
- the LOC128204800 gene encoding asialoglycoprotein receptor 1-like, with product MLVSKFVKLGHLPCPDGWMSFNGSCYLFAHGDVKLTFTGAEQFCRQHSNSHLVHVNDAIENAFIKDHLRDLKPNNWWFGLTDEGIEGVWKWFDTDTVASFTDWQPDDHTYNDQDCAIFASSYDFKWADTYCTYTSPMYFYPPICETS from the exons atgcttgtatCCAAGTTcgtcaaacttg GGCACTTGCCATGTCCAGATGGCTGGATGTCATTCAATGGTTCATGCTATTTGTTTGCCCACGGTGATGTGAAGTTAACTTTCACTGGAGCTGAG CAATTTTGTCGTCAACATAGCAATTCACATCTTGTTCACGTCAACGATGCCATTGAGAATGCGTTTATCAAAGACCACCTTCGAGACCTGAAAC CAAATAACTGGTGGTTTGGACTCACTGACGAAGGTATCGAAGGAGTTTGGAAATGGTTCGATACAGACACAGTCGCTTCATTCACAG ACTGGCAGCCCGATGATCACACATATAATGACCAGGACTGTGCCATATTCGCCTCTTCATACGACTTTAAGTGGGCAGACACATACTGCACATACACTTCGCCCATGTACTTTTATCCTCCGATATGCGAGACTTCGTAA
- the LOC128206905 gene encoding C-type lectin-like: MTTFLLLFGLTLCVLKFPSSTHGQAAYSICLDGWLAFNGSCYLLAHGDVKLTFTGAEHFCRQHINSHLVHVNDALENAFIKDHLRNLKPNNWWMGITDEDIEGVWKWFDTDKVASFTDWQPNDHTHNNEDCAVFAVGDDFKWVDTYCTHNSYLYTPICETPSRSCEEELVVG, encoded by the exons ATGACAACTTTTCTACTTCTCTTTGGATTAACTCTGTGTGTTCTAAAGTTCCCGTCATCTACGCATG GCCAAGCGGCGTACTCGATATGTTTAGATGGCTGGCTTGCTTTCAATGGTTCGTGCTATTTGCTTGCCCATGGTGATGTAAAGTTAACTTTCACCGGAGCCGAG CACTTCTGTCGCCAGCATATCAATTCACATCTTGTTCACGTCAACGATGCCCTTGAGAATGCATTCATCAAAGACCATCTCAGAAACCTGAAAC CAAACAACTGGTGGATGGGAATCACTGACGAAGATATCGAGGGTGTTTGGAAATGGTTTGATACAGACAAAGTCGCCTCATTTACAG ACTGGCAGCCAAATGACCACACACATAATAACGAGGACTGTGCCGTGTTCGCCGTTGGAGACGACTTCAAGTGGGTGGATACATACTGCACGCACAATTCCTACCTGTACACTCCAATATGCGAAACTCC